A DNA window from Brassica napus cultivar Da-Ae chromosome C1, Da-Ae, whole genome shotgun sequence contains the following coding sequences:
- the LOC106422882 gene encoding glycerol-3-phosphate acyltransferase 5-like, with translation MVMEEARATSDSVVSEFEGTILRNEDPFSYFMLVAFEASGLIRFAALLFLWPVITLLDVFSYKNAALKLMTFVATVGLREPEIQSVARAVLPKFYMDDVSMDTWKVYSSCKKKVVVTRMPRVMVEMFAKEHLKADEVIGSELIVNRFGFVTGLTRESDIDQSVLSRVADLFVDRKPQIGLARPGKTISTTFLSLCEERIHAPVPENYNHRNQHLELRPLPVIFHDGRLVKRPTPPTSLLILTWIPLGIILAAIRIFLGSVLPFWTTPYVSKILGGQVIVKGKPPQPLATGNSGVLFVCTHRTLMDPVVLSYVLERSIPAVTYSISRLSEILSPIPTVRLTRVRDVDAAKIKQQLSKGDLVVCPEGTTCREPFLLRFSGLFAELTDRIVPVAMNYRVGFFHATTARGWKGLDPIFFFMNPRPVYEVTFLNQLPVEATCSSGKRPHDVANYVQRILAATLGFECTNFTRRDKYRVLAGNDGTVSYLSFLDQLKKVVSTFEPFLH, from the exons atGGTGATGGAGGAAGCTAGAGCGACTTCGGATTCTGTCGTGTCAGAATTTGAAGGGACAATACTGCGGAACGAAGATCCATTCTCTTACTTCATGCTCGTTGCCTTTGAAGCATCTGGTCTAATTCGTTTCGCCGCCTTGCTGTTTCTTTGGCCCGTAATCACACTCCTTGACGTTTTCAGCTACAAGAACGCCGCTCTCAAGCTCATGACTTTTGTAGCCACCGTTGGTTTACGCGAACCGGAGATTCAATCGGTGGCTAGAGCCGTCCTGCCTAAGTTCTACATGGATGACGTAAGCATGGACACTTGGAAAGTTTACAGCTCGTGCAAGAAGAAGGTCGTGGTTACGAGAATGCCTCGAGTTATGGTGGAGATGTTTGCAAAGGAGCATCTTAAAGCTGACGAAGTCATCGGTTCAGAGCTGATAGTGAACCGGTTCGGTTTTGTCACCGGCTTGACACGTGAATCCGATATCGATCAATCTGTTTTGAGCCGTGTCGCTGATTTGTTTGTTGATAGAAAGCCTCAGATAGGTCTCGCAAGACCTGGCAAGACAATTTCTACAACTTTCTTATCGTTATGTGAG gAGCGTATTCATGCACCAGTTCCGGAGAACTACAACCACCGCAACCAACACCTTGAGCTACGGCCACTTCCGGTAATCTTCCACGACGGACGCCTTGTCAAGCGGCCAACTCCACCCACCTCTCTCCTCATCCTCACATGGATCCCATTAGGAATCATTCTCGCCGCCATCCGGATCTTTCTTGGATCCGTCCTCCCATTTTGGACAACACCGTACGTCTCCAAGATACTCGGCGGCCAGGTCATCGTCAAAGGCAAGCCTCCTCAGCCCCTGGCGACCGGAAACTCCGGTGTTCTCTTCGTGTGCACTCACAGAACCCTAATGGACCCGGTGGTACTATCATACGTGCTAGAACGCAGCATCCCGGCCGTTACTTACTCAATCTCACGCTTATCCGAGATCTTATCTCCCATACCAACCGTGAGATTGACAAGAGTCCGAGATGTAGACGCAGCAAAGATCAAACAACAGCTGTCTAAAGGCGATCTAGTGGTTTGTCCCGAGGGAACCACTTGTCGTGAACCGTTCTTGCTAAGATTTAGCGGACTTTTCGCTGAGTTAACGGATAGGATTGTTCCGGTTGCTATGAATTATAGAGTTGGATTCTTCCACGCGACCACAGCGAGAGGCTGGAAAGGTTTAGACCCGATTTTCTTCTTTATGAATCCAAGACCGGTTTACGAGGTTACGTTCTTGAACCAGCTTCCGGTTGAGGCTACGTGTTCGTCAGGGAAGAGGCCGCATGACGTGGCGAATTATGTTCAGAGAATCTTGGCGGCTACGTTAGGGTTCGAGTGTACTAACTTCACGAGGAGAGATAAGTATAGGGTTCTTGCTGGAAACGATGGAACGGTATCGTATTTATCGTTTCTTGATCAGTTGAAGAAGGTGGTGAGCACTTTCGAGCCTTTTCTCCATTAA
- the LOC125580095 gene encoding uncharacterized protein LOC125580095, whose protein sequence is MSSFIPSDYKALDLSGDNYLDWAINTSAVLKSRGLGKCIKYGNDTLACERHRAIMIMRHHLCEDLRDEFGYVNDPHNLWSFLNSRFCEPLLHESKKKWEALRFQDYESVDNYHSDLMRITYSLRLCGELVTNEDLLNKTRDTFHSEEVLLSHQAKGFTTYYDMFSYLLDIEQKKQKRMDNIRRFNDIMEIYYEVLDSEMKIPEANKATFDKKRSEEDSEWTLMDHEVGLYIE, encoded by the coding sequence atgtcgagttTCATACCCTCAGATTACAAAGCCCttgatctctctggagataattatcttgATTGGGCTATAAACACTTCAGCCGTcttgaagtctagaggacttgGGAAGTGCATCAAGTATGGCAATGACACCCTTGCGTGTGAAAGACACAGAGCCATAATGATTATGCGACACCATCTCTGTGAGGACCTAAGAGACGAGTTTGGATATGTTAATGATCCTCATAATCTCTGGTCATTTTTGAATTCTAGATTCTGTGAGCCATTGTTGCacgaatccaagaaaaaatggGAAGCTCTAAGGTTCCAGGATTATGAATCCGTGGACAATTATCACTCTGATCTTATGAGAATCACCTATAGTCTTAGACTATGTGGTGAATTGGTAACAAACGAGGATTTGTTAAACAAAACTCGTGACACATTCCATTCAGAGGAAGTGTTGTTATCACATCAGGCCaaaggtttcaccacctatTATGACATGTTctcatatttattagacattgagCAAAAGAAGCAGAAAAGGATGGATAACATCAGACGGTTTAATGACATCATGGAGATATATTATGAAGTACTAGACAGTGAGATGAAAATCCCTGAAGCTAATAAAGCCACATTTGATAAGAAGAGATCTGAGGAGGATTCCGAGTGGACACTCATGGACCATGAGGTCGGattatacattgaataa